A genomic segment from Juglans regia cultivar Chandler chromosome 14, Walnut 2.0, whole genome shotgun sequence encodes:
- the LOC109014003 gene encoding protein STRICTOSIDINE SYNTHASE-LIKE 3-like, with the protein MTPTGTLAGLFFLILAFYCGTDPFKHSAISQFPDFEAYAVDMPPWSQLPTERDTQNLLQNSEIKFLNQVQGPESIAFDPLGRGPYTGVADGRVLFWDGQSWTDFAYTSSNRSELCNPKPSPLSYLKNEHICGRPLGLRFDKKTGDLYIADAYFGLMKVGPEGGLAISLTTEAEEVPLRFTNDLDIDDEGNVYFTDSSTKYQRRNFMQLVFSAENTGRVLKYNPTTKETSVLLRNLQFPNGVSLSKDGSFFVFCEGSIGRLRKYWLKGEKAGTSEVLAVLPGFPDNIRTNEKGDFWVAMHCRRSIYTYFCALYPKIRKFLLKLPIPGKIQFMLHIGGRPHAAVIKYSPEGKLLQILEDSQGKVVKAVSEVEEKDGKLWMGSVLMPFVAVYNLA; encoded by the exons ATGACACCGACCGGAACCCTCGCGGGGCTCTTTTTCCTCATCCTAGCCTTCTACTGTGGCACTGACCCTTTCAAGCACAGCGCAATCTCGCAATTCCCAGACTTTGAAGCCTACGCCGTCGACATGCCACCTTGGTCCCAGCTCCCTACTGAGAGAGACACCCAGAACTTGCTCCAGAATTCCGAAATCAAGTTCCTCAACCAAGTCCAGGGCCCCGAGAGCATAGCGTTCGACCCTCTTGGCCGTGGACCTTATACCGGTGTCGCTGATGGGCGGGTCCTGTTCTGGGACGGTCAGTCTTGGACCGATTTCGCTTACACTTCATCCAACAG GTCAGAATTATGTAATCCTAAACCATCGCCTTTGAGTTACTTGAAGAATGAGCACATATGTGGCCGGCCTTTGGGGCTTCGGTTTGACAAGAAAACAGGTGATTTATACATTGCAGATGCATATTTTGGGCTAATGAAGGTAGGACCAGAAGGTGGCTTGGCAATATCTCTAACGACTGAGGCAGAAGAGGTGCCCTTGAGGTTTACAAATGATCTAGACATTGATGATGAAGGGAATGTTTATTTTACAGATAGCAGCACCAAGTATCAGAGAAG GAACTTCATGCAGTTGGTTTTTTCTGCGGAGAATACTGGGAGGGTTCTGAAATACAATCCAACAACTAAGGAAACCAGTGTCCTTTTGAGGAATCTCCAATTTCCAAATGGGGTGTCCTTGAGCAAGGATGGTTCCTTCTTTGTCTTTTGTGAAGGATCCATTGGCAG GTTACGAAAGTATTGGTTGAAAGGTGAGAAGGCAGGGACATCAGAGGTACTAGCGGTCCTGCCCGGATTTCCTGATAATATCAGGACCAACGAAAAGGGTGACTTTTGGGTGGCAATGCACTGTCGACGATCCATATATACTTATTTCTGTGCACTATACCCAAAAATCAGGAAATTTCTCCTCAAGCTTCCAATTCCTGGGAAAATTCAGTTCATGCTTCACATTGGGGGCCGGCCCCATGCAGCAGTTATCAAATACAGCCCAGAGGGTAAGCTTTTGCAGATATTGGAAGATAGTCAGGGGAAAGTTGTCAAGGCAGTAAGTGAAGTGGAGGAAAAGGATGGGAAACTATGGATGGGGAGTGTTCTGATGCCTTTTGTTGCAGTTTACAACTTGGCTTAA